Proteins from one Desulfonema limicola genomic window:
- a CDS encoding alpha amylase C-terminal domain-containing protein → MKKIKQIIENRIKADPYLEPFKSALYQRIINAAETEKMLTGGKINLCDYSSGHEYFGLHFREDQWFFREWAPNAVQIYFLGTMTDWKELPSFALKPLGKDGIWEICFPGHMIKHQDLYRLSIHWPGGKGDRIPAYARRVVQDPDTLIFNAQVWNPPQPYVWEINDPIPKPEYPLVYEAHVGMAQDAEKVGTYNEFKENILPRIIDSGYNTIQLMAVQHHPYYGSFGYHVSSFFAASSRFGTPDELKSLIDTAHKSNIRVIMDLVHSHCVSNQVEGLSLFDGTLNQYFHDGPRGFHEAWDSRCFDYGKYQVIHFLLSNCRYWLDEFHVDGFRFDGITSMLYLHHGLGKAFISYNDYFDQSVDDDALVYLTLANKLIHTLRSDAVTIAEDVSGMPGLALPVSEGGTGFDFRFAMGVPDFWIKLIKEYKDEQWHMGTLWHELTNRRKDEKTISYAESHDQALVGDQTIIFRLMNREMYEHMHIHDQNLVIDRGMALHKMIRLITLTTAGAGYLNFMGNEFGHPEWIDFPRQGNNWTYKYAKRQWNLVDNPELKYKFLAEFDKDMINLANRFEILKGFEPELLYIHEDDKIIAYSRGKLVYIFNFHPVKSFTDYKFDVLQGTYKMIFNTDRLEYGGHGRLKENQSHTISLYLPSRCAIVLHRI, encoded by the coding sequence ATGAAAAAAATAAAACAAATCATTGAAAATCGTATAAAAGCAGACCCATACTTAGAGCCTTTTAAGTCTGCTCTTTATCAGCGTATTATAAATGCTGCAGAAACAGAAAAGATGCTGACTGGAGGTAAGATTAATCTTTGTGATTATTCTTCAGGTCATGAATACTTTGGGCTGCATTTTAGAGAAGATCAATGGTTTTTCAGGGAATGGGCTCCTAATGCAGTACAGATTTATTTTCTTGGAACAATGACAGACTGGAAGGAACTGCCCTCATTTGCCCTGAAACCCCTGGGCAAAGATGGTATCTGGGAAATTTGTTTTCCAGGGCATATGATAAAACATCAAGACCTTTACCGGCTTAGTATTCACTGGCCTGGAGGAAAAGGCGACCGGATTCCAGCCTATGCCAGGCGGGTTGTACAGGATCCTGATACCCTGATTTTTAATGCTCAGGTATGGAATCCTCCCCAGCCTTATGTCTGGGAGATTAATGACCCGATTCCAAAACCTGAGTATCCCCTTGTTTATGAAGCTCATGTAGGTATGGCCCAGGATGCTGAAAAGGTTGGAACCTATAATGAATTTAAGGAAAATATCCTGCCCAGGATTATTGATTCAGGTTATAACACTATTCAATTAATGGCAGTTCAGCACCATCCCTACTACGGGTCCTTTGGATACCATGTTTCCAGTTTTTTTGCAGCATCTTCAAGGTTTGGCACTCCTGATGAGCTTAAATCCCTGATTGATACAGCCCACAAATCCAATATCAGGGTTATTATGGATCTGGTACATTCCCATTGTGTATCCAATCAGGTTGAGGGATTAAGCTTGTTTGACGGTACATTAAACCAGTATTTCCATGACGGCCCCAGGGGATTTCATGAAGCATGGGATTCCCGATGTTTTGATTATGGCAAATATCAGGTAATTCACTTTCTCTTATCCAATTGTCGTTACTGGCTTGATGAATTTCATGTTGACGGGTTCCGTTTTGACGGCATTACAAGTATGCTCTACCTTCATCACGGTCTTGGAAAAGCTTTTATATCATATAATGATTATTTTGATCAGAGTGTTGATGATGATGCCCTGGTTTATCTTACACTGGCAAACAAACTAATCCATACCCTGCGGTCTGATGCTGTTACAATTGCCGAAGATGTCAGCGGAATGCCGGGGCTTGCTCTTCCAGTATCAGAAGGGGGGACAGGGTTTGATTTTCGTTTTGCAATGGGAGTGCCTGATTTCTGGATAAAGCTTATAAAGGAATATAAAGACGAGCAATGGCATATGGGAACCCTGTGGCATGAACTCACAAACCGGAGAAAAGATGAAAAGACCATAAGCTATGCAGAATCCCATGACCAGGCTCTTGTTGGAGATCAGACCATAATATTTCGTCTTATGAACAGGGAAATGTATGAGCATATGCATATACATGATCAAAATCTTGTCATAGACCGAGGTATGGCACTCCATAAAATGATACGTCTTATAACTCTTACAACAGCAGGTGCCGGATATTTAAATTTTATGGGCAATGAATTTGGACACCCTGAATGGATAGATTTTCCAAGACAGGGAAACAACTGGACATATAAATATGCAAAAAGGCAGTGGAATCTTGTTGATAACCCCGAGCTTAAATACAAATTCCTGGCTGAATTTGATAAGGATATGATTAACCTGGCAAACCGGTTTGAGATATTAAAGGGTTTTGAACCCGAACTTTTATACATACATGAAGATGATAAAATCATTGCCTATTCACGGGGAAAACTGGTTTATATTTTTAATTTTCACCCTGTTAAATCATTTACAGATTATAAATTTGATGTTTTGCAGGGAACATATAAGATGATTTTTAATACTGATAGATTAGAATACGGAGGACA